From one Humulus lupulus chromosome 8, drHumLupu1.1, whole genome shotgun sequence genomic stretch:
- the LOC133794566 gene encoding exocyst complex component EXO70A1-like: MEPPEDANLGLEEAEEIILRWDSTASEEAREKMIFEGDRDEVDRYLLAVDQIQRSISSVSISDDQAKVNSAIQIAMARLEDEFRNILLIHTSPIETETLTDPSSSIHLSVGATSSSVGDGDGDGDGGAEYEDDGDEDKDDDELLRRGDSSNSVSYRSTSSIREIDLIPSDAVIDLRSIAERMISAGYLRECIQVYGSVRKSTVDSSFRKLGIEKLSIGDIQRLEWDQLETKIRRWIRAAKVCIRIVFASEKKLCEQIFDGVGTAIDDACFMETVKGPAIQLFNFAEAISISRRSPEKLFKILDLHDALMDLIPDIDVVFESKSSESIRVQAAEILSRLAEAARGILSEFENAVLREPSRVPVPGGTIHPLTRYVMNYISLISDYKQTLNELIVSKPSTGSRYSGDPTTPDMEFAELEGKTPLALHLIWIIVILQFNLDGKSKHYKDASLVHLFMMNNVHYIVQKVKGSPELREMIGDDYLRKLTGKFRLSATSYQRATWVRVLFCLRDEGLHVSGSFSSGVSKSALRERFKTFNAMFEDVHRTQATWLVPDSQLREELRISISEKLIPAYRSFLGRFRNHIESGKHPENYIKYSVEDLENAVLDFFEGYPVSQHLRRRSQ; encoded by the coding sequence TCGATTTCTTCGGTTTCTATCTCCGATGACCAGGCCAAAGTCAACTCCGCCATTCAGATCGCCATGGCTCGACTCGAGGATGAGTTTCGTAACATCTTGTTGATCCATACTAGCCCTATCGAGACTGAGACCCTCACGGATCCGAGCTCTTCGATTCACTTATCCGTGGGAGCCACCAGTAGTAGTGttggtgatggtgatggtgatggtgatggtggtGCTGAGTACGAGGATGACGGCGATGAGGATAAAGATGATGATGAGTTGCTTCGGCGAGGGGATTCCAGTAACAGTGTGAGTTATAGGTCTACTAGTAGTATCCGTGAGATCGATCTGATACCGTCTGATGCTGTGATTGATCTTCGGAGCATAGCTGAGCGTATGATATCGGCGGGGTACTTGCGCGAGTGTATTCAAGTCTATGGAAGCGTGAGGAAATCCACCGTTGATTCGAGTTTCAGGAAGCTCGGAATCGAGAAGCTAAGTATCGGTGATATTCAGAGGTTGGAGTGGGACCAGCTGGAGACGAAGATCAGGCGATGGATAAGAGCCGCCAAGGTATGCATCAGGATAGTATTCGCGAGCGAGAAAAAGCTCTGTGAGCAAATCTTTGACGGTGTTGGTACGGCTATTGATGATGCTTGTTTCATGGAGACCGTCAAAGGTCCAGCTATTCAGCTTTTCAACTTCGCTGAAGCGATAAGTATCAGCCGAAGATCACCGGAGAAGTTGTTCAAGATTCTCGACCTTCATGACGCTTTGATGGACTTGATTCCCGATATTGATGTTGTGTTCGAATCGAAATCGTCAGAATCGATTCGGGTACAGGCGGCCGAGATACTGTCGCGGCTGGCGGAGGCGGCGAGAGGGATATTGTCCGAATTCGAGAACGCCGTTCTCCGAGAACCGTCGAGGGTGCCGGTCCCTGGAGGGACAATTCACCCCTTGACGAGGTATGTAATGAATTATATAAGTTTGATATCTGATTATAAGCAGACACTGAATGAGTTAATTGTGTCAAAGCCTTCGACTGGTTCACGGTATTCGGGAGATCCAACAACCCCAGACATGGAGTTCGCAGAGCTGGAGGGAAAGACCCCTTTGGCTCTCCATTTGATTTGGATTATTGTGATTCTGCAATTCAATTTGGATGGCAAGTCCAAGCATTATAAGGATGCGTCTTTAGTCCATTTGTTCATGATGAACAATGTTCATTATATTGTTCAGAAGGTGAAAGGGTCTCCAGAATTAAGGGAAATGATTGGAGATGATTATTTGAGGAAGTTAACGGGGAAGTTTAGGCTTTCAGCTACTAGTTACCAGAGAGCAACTTGGGTAAGGGTGTTGTTTTGTCTGAGGGATGAGGGTTTGCATGTGAGTGGTAGTTTCTCTTCTGGGGTCTCAAAGAGTGCTTTGAGAGAGAGGTTTAAAACCTTTAATGCTATGTTTGAGGATGTTCATAGGACTCAAGCAACATGGTTGGTGCCAGATTCGCAACTTAGGGAGGAGCTGCGAATATCAATCTCAGAGAAGTTGATCCCTGCTTACAGATCGTTCTTGGGACGGTTTAGAAACCATATAGAGAGTGGGAAGCATCCCGAAAACTACATCAAGTACTCCGTCGAGGATTTGGAGAATGCTGTCTTGGATTTCTTCGAGGGGTATCCAGTATCTCAGCACCTGAGGAGAAGATCTCAGTAA